One window of the Thermococcus sp. P6 genome contains the following:
- the gatE gene encoding Glu-tRNA(Gln) amidotransferase subunit GatE, translating into MDYEKLGLKVGLEIHRQLNTKKLFSPVPGEFSDEVDFTFRRRLRPTISELGEIDPAALEEFKKGRSYVYEGNYRLTDLVYMDEEPPHMPDEEALRVSLQISYLLNATPVDEIHFMRKIVIDGSNVSGFQRTAIVAMNGRVETPWGSVGIPTICLEEDACRIVERKDGEVIYRLDRLGIPLVEIATTPDIHHPEQAKVVAKYIGDALRATRKVKRGLGTIRQDLNVSIKGGARVEIKGVQELDMIPVIIEREVERQLKLLEIRDELARRGVKEEDLKEDFRDVTGIFTNTGSRIIRKAIEGGGKVLAVKLPGFRGLIGREIEPGRRLGTEMADRAKKYVRGIFHIDELPNYGITEGEVRAVVEELGLGEEDAFVLVAGEEEVCRKALSEVVKRAREALHGVPEETRRALPDGNTQYMRPLPGKARMYPETDIPPIQVTPEMKEEILANLPELPQERVERYVREYKIDRSLAETLVNEERDELFEELVEMGVKPSLAASILVVVLRGLRKEVPIENITDDHIREAFDLYLRGRIAKEAFEEIFKELARNPEKSASRVAEEKGLTLLSEAEVESIVDEVIAANIEVIKAKGMGAMGMIMGRAMARLRGRADGKLVNQLVRKKIREISS; encoded by the coding sequence ATGGATTACGAAAAACTCGGTCTCAAAGTTGGTCTTGAGATCCACAGACAGCTTAACACGAAGAAACTCTTCTCCCCCGTTCCGGGTGAGTTCAGCGATGAGGTTGACTTCACCTTCAGGAGGAGGCTCAGGCCGACGATAAGCGAGCTCGGTGAGATCGACCCCGCTGCTCTCGAGGAGTTCAAGAAGGGCAGGAGCTACGTTTACGAGGGGAATTACAGGCTTACAGACCTCGTTTACATGGACGAGGAGCCCCCCCATATGCCCGACGAAGAGGCCCTAAGGGTGTCCCTCCAGATCTCCTACCTTCTGAACGCCACCCCTGTTGACGAGATCCACTTCATGCGCAAGATAGTCATAGACGGTTCGAACGTTTCGGGCTTCCAGAGGACGGCCATAGTGGCGATGAACGGAAGGGTTGAGACGCCCTGGGGAAGCGTTGGAATACCTACGATATGCCTCGAGGAGGACGCGTGCAGGATCGTCGAGAGGAAGGATGGGGAGGTTATCTACCGCCTCGATCGTCTCGGCATCCCGCTCGTGGAGATAGCCACTACTCCAGATATACACCACCCGGAACAGGCGAAGGTCGTGGCGAAGTACATAGGTGATGCCCTGAGGGCCACGAGAAAGGTAAAGCGCGGTCTCGGAACCATCAGGCAGGATCTCAACGTCTCGATAAAAGGCGGGGCGAGGGTGGAGATAAAGGGCGTTCAGGAGCTGGATATGATTCCAGTGATCATAGAGCGCGAGGTCGAGAGGCAGCTGAAACTCCTCGAGATAAGGGACGAACTCGCGAGGAGGGGGGTTAAAGAGGAGGATCTGAAGGAGGACTTCCGGGACGTGACCGGGATCTTCACGAACACCGGTTCGAGGATAATCCGGAAGGCGATAGAAGGGGGCGGCAAAGTCCTCGCGGTCAAACTCCCGGGGTTCAGGGGTCTCATAGGAAGGGAGATAGAGCCGGGAAGGAGACTGGGAACTGAGATGGCCGACAGGGCAAAGAAGTACGTTAGGGGCATCTTCCACATCGACGAATTGCCGAATTATGGAATTACCGAAGGTGAGGTTAGGGCGGTTGTTGAAGAACTCGGGCTTGGAGAGGAGGATGCCTTCGTTCTCGTGGCCGGGGAGGAAGAGGTCTGCAGGAAGGCCCTCAGTGAGGTCGTCAAAAGGGCAAGGGAAGCGCTTCACGGAGTTCCGGAAGAAACGAGGAGGGCCCTGCCGGACGGAAACACCCAGTACATGCGCCCGCTCCCGGGGAAGGCGAGGATGTACCCCGAAACCGACATCCCGCCGATACAGGTAACCCCCGAAATGAAGGAAGAAATTCTGGCGAACCTTCCGGAGCTCCCTCAGGAGCGCGTTGAACGCTACGTGAGGGAATATAAAATAGACAGGAGCCTCGCCGAGACCCTCGTCAACGAGGAGCGCGATGAGCTCTTCGAGGAGCTCGTGGAGATGGGTGTCAAACCCTCTTTAGCGGCTTCGATCCTCGTGGTGGTGCTCCGGGGGCTGAGGAAGGAGGTTCCAATCGAGAATATCACGGACGACCACATAAGGGAGGCGTTTGACCTCTACCTCCGCGGAAGGATAGCGAAGGAAGCCTTCGAGGAGATATTCAAGGAGCTCGCCAGGAATCCGGAAAAATCGGCATCCCGGGTGGCGGAGGAGAAGGGCCTGACGCTCCTGAGCGAAGCTGAAGTGGAAAGCATAGTGGACGAGGTGATAGCGGCCAACATTGAGGTCATAAAGGCGAAGGGAATGGGAGCGATGGGCATGATAATGGGACGGGCAATGGCCAGACTCCGCGGCAGGGCGGATGGAAAGCTGGTGAATCAGCTCGTGAGGAAGAAGATTCGGGAGATTTCCTCCTGA
- the hmgA gene encoding hydroxymethylglutaryl-CoA reductase (NADPH): MNVEELVDKVAKGEIKLHLVEKYTNGDKRLATEIRRKALERKLGVKLDNIGHYSIDPDLLIGRNIENMIGVVQIPMGVAGPLKINGEYARGEFYVPLATTEGALVASVNRGCSALTEAGGVKTTLIDDKMTRAPLLKCPDARRAREVAEWVRENLDYLQEKAVSRVTRHGRLRGVKPYIVGNNLYLRFEFETGDAMGMNMVTIASEEIMKLIEEKFPDVKYLALSGNLCVDKKPNAMNFINGRGKRVIAEAVIPREIVERKLKTTPELIAEVNYRKNLVGSAQAASYGFNAHFGNIVGAIFLATGQDEAQITEGSHGITLAEVTPEGDLYVSVTMPSLEIGTVGGGTRVPTQREALSIMGVAGGGDPPGTNAKKFAEIVAGAVLAGEVSLLAAIAAKHLARAHKELGR; this comes from the coding sequence ATGAACGTGGAAGAGCTCGTGGATAAGGTGGCAAAGGGGGAGATAAAGCTTCACCTCGTTGAGAAGTACACCAACGGCGATAAGAGACTGGCAACTGAAATAAGGAGGAAGGCTCTGGAGAGGAAGCTTGGAGTAAAGCTCGATAACATAGGGCACTACTCAATCGACCCGGATCTTTTGATAGGGAGGAACATAGAGAACATGATAGGCGTCGTCCAGATCCCGATGGGCGTGGCCGGACCTCTTAAGATAAACGGGGAGTACGCCAGGGGAGAGTTCTACGTCCCGCTGGCGACCACGGAAGGGGCACTCGTTGCGAGCGTGAACAGGGGCTGCTCGGCCCTAACGGAAGCTGGCGGTGTTAAGACAACCCTCATAGACGACAAGATGACGAGGGCGCCCCTTTTGAAATGCCCCGATGCGAGGAGGGCGAGAGAGGTTGCGGAATGGGTGCGGGAGAACCTCGACTACCTCCAGGAAAAGGCCGTGAGCAGGGTTACCCGGCACGGAAGGCTGAGAGGAGTTAAACCGTACATAGTCGGCAACAACCTCTACCTCCGCTTCGAGTTCGAGACAGGCGATGCGATGGGCATGAACATGGTGACGATAGCGAGCGAGGAGATAATGAAGCTCATCGAGGAGAAGTTTCCCGACGTTAAGTACCTCGCCCTATCGGGTAACCTCTGCGTCGACAAGAAGCCAAACGCCATGAACTTCATCAACGGAAGGGGCAAGAGGGTCATAGCCGAGGCCGTTATACCGAGGGAGATCGTGGAGCGGAAGCTGAAGACAACGCCGGAGCTCATAGCCGAGGTGAACTACAGGAAGAACCTCGTCGGCTCGGCTCAGGCCGCCTCTTACGGATTCAACGCCCACTTCGGCAACATAGTAGGTGCCATATTCCTTGCAACTGGCCAAGATGAGGCCCAGATTACGGAAGGCTCGCACGGCATAACCCTGGCCGAAGTGACCCCGGAGGGGGATCTATACGTAAGCGTCACGATGCCGAGCCTTGAGATAGGGACCGTGGGCGGTGGAACGCGCGTGCCAACCCAGAGGGAAGCCCTGAGCATAATGGGCGTTGCCGGTGGGGGGGACCCGCCGGGAACCAACGCCAAGAAGTTCGCCGAGATAGTTGCGGGAGCGGTTCTGGCCGGGGAGGTTTCGCTTTTAGCGGCCATAGCGGCGAAGCACCTCGCGAGGGCCCATAAGGAGCTTGGAAGGTGA
- a CDS encoding MinD/ParA family protein — MAVIVVTGRGGAGKTTTTANLSTYLAMKEYRVLAVDGDLYLPNLGFHFGLDTVKYTLHSVLRDPEVEPEWAIYRHPQTGVHVMPGSTKLQDVVGVTPPKLVEVLERVKYKFGVVFVDSPTGVPFDTLPTFEIADYQIIVVEIERSPIYSFEMMVKNEIEKLKVLGERYNLNIGVVLNKVRESADVVNHIIEAIENDLDVPVIGWIPFDYNVPESINAGIPIIKYFPESDAAVAFRETGEVLEDWIFG, encoded by the coding sequence ATGGCAGTGATAGTGGTAACGGGGAGGGGCGGCGCCGGAAAGACAACGACGACGGCCAACCTGAGCACTTATCTGGCTATGAAGGAATACAGGGTTCTGGCGGTTGACGGCGATCTCTACCTCCCGAACCTCGGCTTTCACTTCGGACTCGATACGGTGAAGTACACCCTTCACTCCGTTCTGAGGGACCCGGAAGTTGAACCGGAGTGGGCCATATACCGACACCCCCAGACGGGGGTTCACGTTATGCCGGGCAGCACGAAGCTTCAGGATGTCGTGGGTGTTACCCCCCCAAAGCTCGTGGAGGTCCTTGAGAGGGTTAAATACAAGTTCGGTGTCGTTTTCGTTGACTCTCCCACCGGGGTACCCTTCGATACCCTCCCGACTTTTGAGATAGCCGATTATCAGATCATAGTCGTTGAGATCGAGCGTTCTCCGATATACTCCTTCGAGATGATGGTTAAGAACGAGATCGAGAAGCTGAAGGTTCTCGGTGAGAGGTACAACCTCAACATAGGCGTTGTGCTCAACAAGGTGAGGGAATCAGCCGACGTTGTCAATCACATAATTGAGGCCATAGAGAACGATCTGGACGTCCCGGTTATCGGATGGATCCCCTTCGATTACAACGTTCCGGAATCCATAAACGCGGGCATTCCCATAATCAAGTACTTCCCGGAAAGCGATGCGGCGGTGGCCTTCCGCGAAACCGGGGAGGTACTCGAGGACTGGATATTCGGCTGA
- the tdh gene encoding L-threonine 3-dehydrogenase: MAEKMEAIMKTRPAYGAELVEVDVPEPGPGEVLIKVLATTICGTDLHIYEWNEWAQSRIKPPQIMGHEVAGEVVEVGPGVDDIEVGDYISAETHIVCGRCYACRHNRYHVCQNTKIFGVDMDGVFAEYAIVPARNAWKNPRNMKPEHAALQEPLGNAVDTVLAGPIAGRSTLITGAGPLGLLGITVAKASGAYPVIVSEPSDFRRELARKVGADYVVNPFEEDPVKFVMDVTDGAGVEVFLEFSGAPKALEQGLKATTPGGRVSLLGLYPRDVTLDVNNLIIFKALEVHGITGRHLWETWYTVSSLIQSGKLNLDPIITHRYKGFEKFEEAFELMRAGKTGKVVFFPHRG; the protein is encoded by the coding sequence ATGGCGGAGAAGATGGAAGCCATTATGAAAACCCGGCCCGCTTACGGCGCCGAGCTCGTTGAGGTCGACGTTCCGGAACCCGGCCCCGGGGAAGTTCTCATCAAAGTTCTCGCAACCACAATCTGCGGGACGGATCTCCACATTTACGAGTGGAACGAGTGGGCCCAGAGCAGGATCAAGCCCCCCCAGATAATGGGGCATGAGGTCGCGGGAGAGGTCGTAGAAGTCGGCCCTGGTGTGGATGATATCGAGGTTGGGGATTACATAAGCGCCGAGACTCACATCGTCTGCGGCAGGTGCTACGCCTGCAGGCACAACCGCTACCACGTCTGCCAGAACACGAAGATATTCGGTGTGGATATGGACGGCGTCTTTGCGGAGTACGCTATAGTTCCAGCCCGGAACGCCTGGAAGAACCCCCGGAACATGAAGCCGGAACATGCGGCCCTTCAGGAGCCCCTTGGAAACGCCGTTGACACCGTGCTGGCCGGTCCAATAGCGGGGAGGAGCACCCTGATTACCGGTGCCGGACCTCTCGGGCTTCTCGGGATAACGGTTGCCAAGGCATCGGGAGCCTACCCGGTCATAGTGAGCGAACCGAGCGATTTCAGGAGGGAACTTGCCAGAAAGGTCGGTGCCGATTACGTCGTTAACCCATTCGAGGAGGATCCGGTTAAGTTCGTGATGGATGTCACAGACGGAGCCGGCGTTGAGGTGTTCCTCGAGTTCAGCGGCGCCCCGAAGGCGCTTGAACAGGGTTTAAAGGCCACCACGCCCGGAGGGAGGGTTTCCCTGCTCGGGCTCTACCCGCGCGACGTTACCCTTGACGTCAACAACCTCATCATATTCAAGGCCCTCGAGGTTCACGGGATAACCGGAAGGCACCTCTGGGAGACGTGGTACACCGTGTCGAGCCTCATTCAGAGCGGAAAGTTAAACCTCGACCCTATAATCACCCACAGGTACAAAGGCTTTGAGAAGTTTGAAGAGGCCTTCGAGTTGATGAGGGCCGGGAAGACCGGGAAGGTCGTCTTCTTCCCCCACAGGGGCTGA
- a CDS encoding phenylalanine--tRNA ligase subunit alpha, translating to MELSYQEKLTLLKLNEVKKARFEELVERTGLDQVAVMRSVLGLQSKGLAKLHERSERVVRLTGTGREYVRRGLPEWRALRILRERGKVTLDDLRGVLSDEELKPIVGLLRREGWASIGKEGGKLTLEITEKGMKAEERPIDRALKLLAGREAVPVAEIEKIIPVKELKRRKVGEEDTLTERFVEITPEGEELVRKGIELKKEVSNLTPELIKSGKWREVEFKRFNIHAPVRKVHPGKKQPYRAFLDRLRRRLVEMGFIEMTVDSLIETQFWNFDALFQPQNHPARDWTDTYQLKYPKSGRLPGRELVERVRTAHERGLAGSRGWGYVWSPERAMLLMPRAHGTAVDARRLSEGIEIPGKYFTIQRVFRPDVLDRTHLIEFNQIDGFVAGEELNFKHLLGILRRFAVEIAGARKVKFLPDYYPFTEPSVQMSAYHEELGWVEFGGAGIFREEMTRALGIDVPVIAWGIGIDRLAMFKLGIDDIRYLFSYDLGWLREAKLVW from the coding sequence ATGGAGTTAAGCTATCAGGAGAAACTCACGCTCCTAAAGCTCAACGAGGTTAAAAAGGCCAGATTCGAAGAGCTCGTCGAGAGAACCGGCCTCGATCAGGTTGCCGTAATGCGTTCAGTCCTTGGTCTGCAGAGTAAAGGACTGGCGAAGCTCCATGAGAGGAGCGAAAGGGTGGTGAGACTGACCGGGACGGGGAGGGAATACGTTAGAAGAGGCCTTCCCGAGTGGAGGGCCCTGAGGATCCTCAGGGAGCGGGGAAAGGTTACCCTCGACGACCTTAGAGGGGTCCTCAGCGATGAGGAGCTGAAGCCCATAGTCGGCCTTCTGAGGAGGGAAGGCTGGGCGTCCATCGGAAAGGAAGGGGGAAAGTTAACACTCGAAATAACGGAAAAAGGGATGAAAGCTGAGGAAAGGCCGATTGACAGGGCTTTAAAACTCCTCGCCGGGAGGGAAGCGGTCCCCGTAGCCGAGATCGAGAAAATAATCCCGGTTAAGGAGCTCAAGAGGAGAAAGGTTGGAGAGGAGGACACCCTGACCGAGAGGTTCGTTGAGATAACCCCCGAAGGAGAGGAGCTCGTAAGGAAGGGCATCGAGCTGAAGAAAGAGGTATCCAACCTCACCCCGGAGCTCATAAAGTCCGGAAAATGGCGGGAGGTCGAGTTCAAGCGCTTCAACATCCACGCCCCTGTCAGAAAGGTACATCCCGGCAAGAAGCAGCCCTACAGGGCCTTCCTCGACAGGCTGAGGAGAAGGCTCGTTGAGATGGGCTTCATAGAGATGACGGTCGACAGCCTCATAGAAACCCAGTTCTGGAACTTCGATGCCCTCTTCCAGCCCCAGAACCACCCGGCGAGGGACTGGACCGATACCTATCAGCTCAAATACCCGAAGAGCGGGCGGTTGCCCGGAAGGGAACTCGTGGAGAGGGTGAGGACGGCCCACGAGAGGGGACTCGCCGGTTCCAGAGGATGGGGCTACGTCTGGTCCCCGGAGAGGGCCATGCTGCTCATGCCCCGTGCCCACGGAACTGCGGTGGACGCGAGAAGGCTCTCCGAGGGCATCGAGATCCCCGGGAAGTACTTCACAATTCAGCGCGTCTTCAGACCGGATGTTCTTGATAGGACCCACCTGATAGAGTTCAACCAGATAGACGGCTTCGTTGCGGGTGAGGAACTCAACTTCAAACACCTGCTCGGCATACTCAGGCGCTTTGCGGTGGAGATAGCCGGGGCCCGGAAGGTAAAGTTTTTGCCCGATTACTATCCCTTCACGGAGCCGAGCGTTCAGATGAGCGCCTACCACGAGGAGCTTGGATGGGTTGAGTTCGGAGGTGCGGGCATCTTCAGGGAGGAGATGACGAGGGCCCTTGGAATAGACGTCCCGGTGATAGCGTGGGGAATAGGCATAGACAGACTGGCCATGTTCAAGCTTGGAATAGACGACATCAGGTACCTCTTCAGCTACGATTTGGGGTGGCTCAGAGAGGCGAAACTGGTCTGGTGA
- the pheT gene encoding phenylalanine--tRNA ligase subunit beta produces the protein MPKFEVSKRDLEGLVGKEFRVDEWDDLFLYAKCEMDDVREEDGEVYFKVDSKDTNRPDLWSAEGIARQIRFALGLERGLPEYRMEKSRVTVYVDEKLRDIRPYGVYAVVEGLELSEEAVRQMINLQEKVALTFGRRRREVAIGIFDFDRIKPPVYYRAAEKDEKFVPLGFTEELTLEGILERHEKGREYGHLIRDRPLYPLLVDSEGKVLSMPPIINSEVTGRVTTETRNVFVDVTGWDLKKIMLALNVVVTALAERGGRIKSVRVIYPDFEIETPDLTPKAFEVDLEYIKRLSGLELGDGDIKDLLERMMYRVELEGGKARLLYPAFRDDIMHARDVLEDVLIAYGYNEIEPEEPELAVQGRADRFVEFEDAVRELMVGFGLQEVMTFNLTNAEAQYGKMRLEPGEGNSLHPPSDLVEIENPISPKWSALRVWLTPSLLDFLSQNTHEEYPQRIFEVGKVTLIDEERETRTVSESKLAVALAHPRVTFTEAKEILESVMRHLGFEYELRELDHPSFIPGRAGRVVLNGEEAGIIGEIHPEVLENWGIEMPVAVFELFLKPLYREPYI, from the coding sequence GTGCCGAAGTTCGAGGTTTCAAAGAGGGATCTTGAAGGGCTCGTCGGGAAGGAATTCAGGGTCGATGAGTGGGACGATCTCTTCCTCTACGCCAAATGTGAGATGGACGACGTCCGGGAGGAGGACGGCGAGGTCTATTTCAAGGTGGACTCAAAGGATACCAACAGGCCGGACCTCTGGAGTGCCGAGGGCATAGCGAGGCAGATCAGGTTCGCCCTCGGTCTGGAGAGGGGCCTTCCCGAATACCGGATGGAAAAGAGCAGGGTTACGGTTTACGTTGACGAAAAACTGAGGGACATCCGACCCTACGGTGTCTACGCCGTCGTTGAGGGGCTGGAGCTGAGCGAGGAAGCCGTCAGACAGATGATAAACCTTCAGGAGAAGGTGGCGCTAACCTTCGGAAGGAGAAGGAGGGAGGTGGCGATAGGCATCTTCGACTTTGACAGGATAAAGCCACCCGTTTACTACCGGGCGGCCGAGAAGGACGAGAAGTTCGTCCCCCTCGGGTTCACGGAGGAGCTCACCCTCGAGGGGATCCTCGAGAGGCACGAGAAGGGAAGGGAGTACGGGCATCTGATTCGGGACAGGCCCCTTTACCCGCTCCTCGTTGACAGCGAGGGGAAGGTCCTTTCGATGCCACCGATCATAAACTCCGAGGTCACCGGAAGGGTGACCACCGAAACTCGGAACGTTTTCGTCGACGTTACCGGCTGGGATCTGAAAAAGATAATGCTGGCCCTGAACGTGGTTGTAACGGCCCTCGCGGAGCGTGGTGGGAGGATAAAGAGCGTTAGGGTAATCTATCCCGACTTTGAGATAGAAACGCCCGATCTAACCCCAAAGGCCTTCGAGGTCGATCTGGAGTACATCAAAAGGCTCAGCGGGCTGGAGCTTGGTGATGGGGACATAAAGGACCTTCTGGAGCGCATGATGTACCGCGTTGAGCTGGAAGGGGGGAAGGCGAGGCTTCTCTACCCGGCCTTCCGCGACGACATAATGCACGCGAGGGACGTTCTCGAGGATGTCCTTATCGCCTACGGCTACAACGAGATCGAGCCCGAAGAGCCGGAGCTCGCGGTGCAGGGAAGGGCAGATAGGTTCGTTGAGTTCGAGGATGCCGTCAGGGAGCTCATGGTGGGCTTCGGCCTGCAGGAGGTGATGACCTTCAACCTCACGAACGCTGAGGCTCAGTACGGGAAGATGCGCCTCGAACCAGGGGAAGGTAACTCCCTCCACCCGCCTTCGGATCTGGTGGAGATAGAGAACCCGATAAGTCCCAAGTGGTCGGCCCTCAGGGTGTGGCTCACCCCCTCCCTGCTGGACTTCCTCAGCCAGAACACCCACGAGGAGTACCCCCAGAGGATCTTCGAGGTCGGTAAGGTCACCCTGATAGACGAGGAAAGGGAAACGAGGACCGTCAGCGAAAGCAAGCTGGCCGTGGCCTTAGCTCATCCGCGCGTGACCTTCACCGAGGCCAAGGAGATACTCGAGAGCGTAATGCGGCACCTCGGGTTCGAATACGAGCTCAGGGAACTCGATCACCCCAGCTTCATACCCGGGAGGGCTGGTAGAGTGGTCCTCAACGGCGAGGAAGCCGGGATTATAGGCGAGATCCACCCGGAGGTTCTGGAGAACTGGGGGATCGAAATGCCCGTGGCGGTCTTCGAGCTGTTTCTAAAACCCCTCTACAGGGAACCCTACATCTGA
- the truA gene encoding tRNA pseudouridine(38-40) synthase TruA — MRFALRVAYDGTAFHGFQRQPDVRTVEGELIRVLSKLGIIKDARSSNFMGASRTDRGVSALFNVVSFDATERADLVRPEVLNHNLRDVWVLGVAEVPEGFHPRFQALSKTYRYYLVDEGLDPPGMEECASLFVGRHDFSAFARLEPGKDRIRELLRVDVEKRHGYYVIELEGRSFLWEMARRIVNAIRLCGLGLMEPGEIKGMLEGRYDRKVPPAPPEGLILWRITYDGIEFRGGGRGIEKAKREMFERYSRALTRAALFGDALLEL; from the coding sequence ATGAGGTTCGCACTCAGGGTGGCCTACGACGGCACGGCCTTCCACGGCTTTCAGAGGCAGCCCGATGTAAGAACCGTCGAGGGGGAACTCATAAGGGTCCTCTCAAAGCTCGGGATAATAAAAGACGCCAGGAGCTCGAACTTTATGGGGGCATCGAGAACCGACAGGGGTGTCTCGGCGCTCTTCAACGTCGTCTCCTTCGACGCTACCGAGAGGGCGGATCTGGTGAGGCCTGAGGTCCTCAACCACAACCTCAGGGACGTCTGGGTTCTTGGAGTTGCGGAGGTTCCCGAGGGGTTTCACCCGCGCTTTCAAGCGCTCTCCAAGACCTACAGGTACTACCTCGTGGACGAGGGCCTCGATCCCCCGGGAATGGAGGAATGCGCCTCCCTCTTCGTCGGAAGGCACGACTTCTCGGCCTTCGCGAGGCTGGAACCGGGGAAGGACAGGATCAGGGAGCTCCTGAGGGTCGACGTTGAAAAACGCCACGGCTACTACGTGATAGAGCTCGAAGGAAGGAGCTTCCTCTGGGAGATGGCGAGGAGAATAGTTAACGCCATCAGGTTATGCGGTCTCGGTCTGATGGAACCCGGTGAGATTAAGGGTATGCTTGAAGGTCGCTACGACAGAAAAGTACCCCCCGCTCCCCCGGAGGGGCTTATCCTCTGGAGAATAACCTACGACGGGATAGAGTTCCGGGGCGGGGGAAGGGGCATCGAGAAGGCGAAGCGGGAGATGTTCGAGCGCTACTCACGGGCCCTTACGAGGGCGGCCCTCTTCGGAGACGCCCTCCTTGAACTTTGA
- a CDS encoding DEAD/DEAH box helicase, whose amino-acid sequence MVTFRIPDSSALVRVEKADPKVYFRIYDFLTYRKSFGKWEKPESLYDPYERTFPVGLLPRVKKFLNSTGYRVRIRDERKVRGTRIDSRWNEDYLLRKYQQRAVRSALRGKMGVLALPVGSGKTVVGLRIIHELGLSALVVVHTKELLYQWAGKIEEVLNIRPGLVGDNRWEEGEVTVAMIQTLLSRGVEKLERDYGVVMFDECHRTSAAEKFYTLGLSLPQVYRFGLSATPWRRVRGEEMKIEAVVGPILMEIRAEDLIREKFLAKPRFEVITYESKMPSLSEHYRELYEDAIINNDERNGAIVEKALELVKKGHRVLIDVKRIEHGRILKRMLEKAGVKAEFLSSQSPNRWEVLEEFKEGKIPVLISTLLKEGVDIPEISAIILAGGGKSDIMTIQTIGRALRPKKRMKAVIVDVQDEDPLLFTHFIERQKALKQYYGRYYDHSKFKEGVSEEGRPRKGP is encoded by the coding sequence ATGGTAACCTTTCGCATTCCCGACAGTTCGGCACTGGTCAGGGTGGAGAAGGCCGATCCCAAGGTTTACTTCAGGATATACGACTTCCTGACCTACAGGAAAAGTTTCGGGAAGTGGGAAAAGCCCGAGAGCCTCTACGACCCCTACGAGAGGACCTTTCCGGTGGGCCTCCTCCCGAGGGTTAAGAAGTTCCTCAACTCCACGGGCTATAGAGTAAGGATCAGGGATGAAAGGAAGGTCAGGGGGACGAGGATCGATTCACGCTGGAACGAGGACTACCTCCTGAGAAAATACCAGCAGCGTGCCGTCAGGAGCGCCCTGAGGGGAAAAATGGGGGTCCTCGCCCTTCCAGTAGGCAGTGGCAAAACCGTTGTTGGCCTGCGTATAATCCACGAGCTTGGCCTTTCGGCCCTCGTTGTGGTCCACACCAAGGAGCTCCTCTACCAGTGGGCCGGGAAGATCGAGGAGGTTCTGAACATCAGGCCCGGTCTGGTCGGGGACAACAGGTGGGAGGAGGGAGAGGTTACGGTTGCGATGATCCAGACGCTGCTCTCCCGTGGCGTTGAGAAGCTGGAAAGGGACTACGGTGTCGTCATGTTCGACGAGTGCCACAGAACTTCGGCCGCCGAGAAGTTCTACACCCTCGGTCTATCCCTTCCGCAGGTTTACCGCTTCGGCCTCTCGGCGACACCGTGGAGGCGCGTCAGGGGAGAGGAAATGAAGATAGAGGCAGTGGTGGGCCCGATTCTGATGGAGATCAGGGCCGAGGATCTGATAAGGGAGAAGTTCCTCGCGAAGCCCAGATTCGAGGTGATAACGTACGAATCGAAAATGCCCTCGTTAAGTGAACACTACAGAGAACTCTACGAGGATGCGATAATTAACAACGACGAGAGGAACGGGGCGATAGTCGAAAAGGCCCTTGAACTGGTGAAGAAGGGCCACCGCGTTTTGATAGACGTGAAGCGCATAGAACACGGCAGGATACTAAAGAGGATGCTCGAGAAAGCCGGCGTAAAGGCCGAGTTCCTGAGTTCCCAGAGCCCCAACAGGTGGGAGGTTCTGGAGGAATTCAAGGAGGGAAAGATTCCGGTTCTCATCTCCACGCTCCTCAAAGAGGGCGTCGATATACCCGAGATATCGGCCATAATCCTCGCGGGGGGAGGAAAGAGCGACATAATGACCATCCAGACCATAGGACGCGCCCTGAGGCCCAAAAAAAGAATGAAGGCGGTTATAGTGGACGTTCAGGATGAGGATCCCCTTCTCTTCACGCACTTCATAGAGAGGCAGAAGGCCCTCAAGCAGTACTACGGCAGGTACTACGACCACTCAAAGTTCAAGGAGGGCGTCTCCGAAGAGGGCCGCCCTCGTAAGGGCCCGTGA